A genomic region of Drosophila kikkawai strain 14028-0561.14 chromosome X, DkikHiC1v2, whole genome shotgun sequence contains the following coding sequences:
- the LOC108085941 gene encoding carboxypeptidase D isoform X1, with translation MVCPLARFIHSQTHRRPTMILRTTTTPLQQQQQLQLLLLMLLLPAITMAKTVNPTGDPLQIQIQPERGLPEPRAYMPDAQHLDFVYHDHEELTRFLRATSARYPNLTALYSIGKSIQGRDLWVMVVSSSPYEHMVGKPDVKYVGNIHGNEPVGREMLLHLIQYFVTSYSSDQYVKWLLDNTRIHILPTMNPDGYAVSKEGTCDGGQGRYNARGFDLNRNFPDYFKQNNKRGQPETDAVKDWISKIQFVLSGSLHGGALVASYPYDNTPNSRLLKGICRSSALCAMFQTYSAAPSLTPDDDVFKHLSLVYARNHAKMSRGVACKSATPAFENGITNGAAWYPLTGGMQDYNYVWYGCMEITLEISCCKYPPAYELKKYWEDNQLSMIKFLAEAHRGVQGFVFDPAGMPIERASIKIKGRDVGFQTTKYGEFWRILLPGYYKVEVFAEGFAPREVEFVIVEQHPTLLNVTLQPSKRIEGIGGAMGPAGIGVGVGPGPGVSPGGIYRPIQAPQHYRPPGPGPYAGSATSDNGIFSTISNGLNSLYSNIFG, from the exons ATGGTCTGCCCGCTGGCCAGGTTTATCCATTCGCAGACTCACCGCCGACCGACCATGATCTTGCGGACGACGACAACACCactccagcaacagcaacagcttcAGCTTCTGCTCTTGATGCTCCTGCTGCCGGCCATAACCATGGCCAAGACAGTGAATCCCACTGGTGATCCGCTGCAAATTCAAATCCAGCCGGAGAGGGGACTGCCGGAGCCCAGGGCCTATATGCCAGATGCCCAGCATCTGGACTTTGTCTACCACGATCACGAGGAGCTAACGAGGTTTCTAAG AGCTACTAGTGCCCGGTATCCCAATCTTACGGCTTTGTACTCCATTGGCAAGTCGATCCAGGGCAGGGATCTTTGGGTAATGGTGGTCAGCTCTTCGCCGTATGAGCATATGGTGGGCAAACCGGACGTCAAATATGTGGGCAATATCCATGGCAACGAGCCCGTGGGTAGGGAGATGCTCCTCCATCTCATCCAGTACTTTGTGACCAGCTACAGTTCCGATCAGTATGTCAAGTGGCTGCTGGATAACACGCGGATTCACATATTGCCCACCATGAATCCGGATGGTTATGCTGTGTCCAAGGAGGGCACCTGTGACGGCGGTCAGGGAAG ATATAATGCCCGTGGCTTTGATCTGAATCGGAATTTCCCCGACTACTTCAAGCAGAACAACAAGCGAGGCCAGCCGGAAACGGATGCGGTGAAGGATTGGATATCCAAGATACAGTTTGTGCTGAGCGGCAGTCTCCATGGTGGCGCCTTGGTGGCCAGTTATCCCTACGACAATACGCCCAACTCCAG GCTGCTCAAAGGGATCTGCCGTTCGTCCGCCCTGTGCGCGA TGTTCCAGACCTACTCGGCGGCGCCGTCCCTAACGCCCGACGATGATGTGTTTAAGCATTTGTCCCTGGTCTATGCCCGCAACCATGCCAAGATGTCCCGTGGCGTGGCCTGTAAATCAGCGACGCCGGCCTTTGAGAATGGTATTACGAATGGCGCCGCGTGGTATCCACTGACCGGCGGAATGCAGGACTATAACTATGTGTGGTATGGCTGCATGGAGATCACCCTGGAGATATCCTGCTGCAAGTATCCGCCTGCCTACGAGCTCAAGAAGTACTGGGAGGACAACCAGCTG TCAATGATTAAATTCCTGGCCGAGGCTCATCGAGGAGTCCAGGGTTTTGTATTCGATCCGGCGGGCATGCCCATCGAAAGAGCCTCCATTAAGATTAAGGGTCGCGATGTGGGCTTCCAGACCACAAAGTACGGCGAGTTCTGGCGCATCCTGCTGCCGGGTTACTACAAAGTAGAG GTCTTTGCCGAAGGCTTTGCCCCGCGTGAGGTGGAGTTCGTGATTGTGGAGCAGCATCCTACGCTGCTCAATGTGACGCTGCAGCCCTCGAAG CGCATTGAGGGCATTGGCGGTGCCATGGGTCCAGCCGGAATTGGAGTTGGAGTCGGACCTGGACCAGGAGTGAGTCCCGGTGGTATTTATCGTCCCATACAGGCGCCCCAACACTATCGTCCGCCAGGACCAGGACCTTATGCGGGCTCAGCCACCAGCGACAATGGGATCTTCTCGACCATCAGCAATGGGCTCAACAGCCTCTACTCGAATATTTTCGGTTAA
- the LOC108085941 gene encoding carboxypeptidase D isoform X4 encodes MILRTTTTPLQQQQQLQLLLLMLLLPAITMAKTVNPTGDPLQIQIQPERGLPEPRAYMPDAQHLDFVYHDHEELTRFLRATSARYPNLTALYSIGKSIQGRDLWVMVVSSSPYEHMVGKPDVKYVGNIHGNEPVGREMLLHLIQYFVTSYSSDQYVKWLLDNTRIHILPTMNPDGYAVSKEGTCDGGQGRYNARGFDLNRNFPDYFKQNNKRGQPETDAVKDWISKIQFVLSGSLHGGALVASYPYDNTPNSRLLKGICRSSALCAMFQTYSAAPSLTPDDDVFKHLSLVYARNHAKMSRGVACKSATPAFENGITNGAAWYPLTGGMQDYNYVWYGCMEITLEISCCKYPPAYELKKYWEDNQLSMIKFLAEAHRGVQGFVFDPAGMPIERASIKIKGRDVGFQTTKYGEFWRILLPGYYKVEVFAEGFAPREVEFVIVEQHPTLLNVTLQPSKRIEGIGGAMGPAGIGVGVGPGPGVSPGGIYRPIQAPQHYRPPGPGPYAGSATSDNGIFSTISNGLNSLYSNIFG; translated from the exons ATGATCTTGCGGACGACGACAACACCactccagcaacagcaacagcttcAGCTTCTGCTCTTGATGCTCCTGCTGCCGGCCATAACCATGGCCAAGACAGTGAATCCCACTGGTGATCCGCTGCAAATTCAAATCCAGCCGGAGAGGGGACTGCCGGAGCCCAGGGCCTATATGCCAGATGCCCAGCATCTGGACTTTGTCTACCACGATCACGAGGAGCTAACGAGGTTTCTAAG AGCTACTAGTGCCCGGTATCCCAATCTTACGGCTTTGTACTCCATTGGCAAGTCGATCCAGGGCAGGGATCTTTGGGTAATGGTGGTCAGCTCTTCGCCGTATGAGCATATGGTGGGCAAACCGGACGTCAAATATGTGGGCAATATCCATGGCAACGAGCCCGTGGGTAGGGAGATGCTCCTCCATCTCATCCAGTACTTTGTGACCAGCTACAGTTCCGATCAGTATGTCAAGTGGCTGCTGGATAACACGCGGATTCACATATTGCCCACCATGAATCCGGATGGTTATGCTGTGTCCAAGGAGGGCACCTGTGACGGCGGTCAGGGAAG ATATAATGCCCGTGGCTTTGATCTGAATCGGAATTTCCCCGACTACTTCAAGCAGAACAACAAGCGAGGCCAGCCGGAAACGGATGCGGTGAAGGATTGGATATCCAAGATACAGTTTGTGCTGAGCGGCAGTCTCCATGGTGGCGCCTTGGTGGCCAGTTATCCCTACGACAATACGCCCAACTCCAG GCTGCTCAAAGGGATCTGCCGTTCGTCCGCCCTGTGCGCGA TGTTCCAGACCTACTCGGCGGCGCCGTCCCTAACGCCCGACGATGATGTGTTTAAGCATTTGTCCCTGGTCTATGCCCGCAACCATGCCAAGATGTCCCGTGGCGTGGCCTGTAAATCAGCGACGCCGGCCTTTGAGAATGGTATTACGAATGGCGCCGCGTGGTATCCACTGACCGGCGGAATGCAGGACTATAACTATGTGTGGTATGGCTGCATGGAGATCACCCTGGAGATATCCTGCTGCAAGTATCCGCCTGCCTACGAGCTCAAGAAGTACTGGGAGGACAACCAGCTG TCAATGATTAAATTCCTGGCCGAGGCTCATCGAGGAGTCCAGGGTTTTGTATTCGATCCGGCGGGCATGCCCATCGAAAGAGCCTCCATTAAGATTAAGGGTCGCGATGTGGGCTTCCAGACCACAAAGTACGGCGAGTTCTGGCGCATCCTGCTGCCGGGTTACTACAAAGTAGAG GTCTTTGCCGAAGGCTTTGCCCCGCGTGAGGTGGAGTTCGTGATTGTGGAGCAGCATCCTACGCTGCTCAATGTGACGCTGCAGCCCTCGAAG CGCATTGAGGGCATTGGCGGTGCCATGGGTCCAGCCGGAATTGGAGTTGGAGTCGGACCTGGACCAGGAGTGAGTCCCGGTGGTATTTATCGTCCCATACAGGCGCCCCAACACTATCGTCCGCCAGGACCAGGACCTTATGCGGGCTCAGCCACCAGCGACAATGGGATCTTCTCGACCATCAGCAATGGGCTCAACAGCCTCTACTCGAATATTTTCGGTTAA
- the LOC108085944 gene encoding serine protease SP24D has product MMKLTLAALGLILIAAGGVLSQPQGRIAGGEDAVVGQLPYQGALSIGGSYNCGAVLITQRYALTALSCVCSEGKDKPWPATLFMVSVGSVDLYSGGQRIRVEEITINPNYNTLKTGIALLRLEQDVTFNEAVAAIPLSQDTPPLGAQVEVSGWGRTTESEVDMHRTLQIGEAEVMATRECALGKTETEPVADDQVLCLGHGRRHGICTGDIGGPAVYNGELVGLGAQMLGECGGMLPERFVSIAANYDWIQEQIQ; this is encoded by the exons ATGATGAAGCTAACACTTGCCGCCCTTGGACTTATACTGATTGCCGCCGGCGGTGTGCTGTCGCAGCCGCAGGGCAGGATTGCCGGAGGCGAGGACGCCGTCGTTGGCCAGCTGCCCTACCAGGGTGCCCTCTCCATTGGCGGTAGCTACAACTGTGGCGCCGTTCTCATTACCCAGCGCTACGCCCTCACCGCCCTCAGCTGCGTCTGCTCAGAGGGCAAGGACAAGCC GTGGCCTGCCACTTTGTTCATGGTCTCCGTGGGCTCTGTGGACCTGTATTCCGGCGGCCAGCGAATTCGCGTGGAGGAGATCACCATTAATCCCAACTATAATACCCTGAAGACCGGCATTGCTTTGCTGCGGCTGGAGCAGGATGTGACCTTCAACGAGGCAGTGGCCGCCATTCCTCTGTCGCAGGATACACCGCCCCTGGGCGCCCAAGTGGAGGTCTCTGGCTGGGGTCGCACCACCGAGTCGGAGGTGGACATGCATCGCACTTTGCAGATCGGCGAGGCCGAGGTGATGGCCACGCGTGAGTGTGCCCTGGGCAAGACCGAGACGGAGCCGGTGGCCGATGACCAGGTGCTGTGTCTGGGCCATGGCCGTCGTCATGGCATCTGTACTGGCGATATCGGTGGACCCGCCGTCTACAATGGAGAGCTGGTGGGTCTGGGCGCCCAGATGCTCGGCGAGTGCGGTGGCATGCTGCCGGAGAGATTCGTGAGCATTGCGGCCAACTACGATTGGATCCAGGAGCAAATccaataa
- the LOC108085941 gene encoding carboxypeptidase D isoform X3, producing MVCPLARFIHSQTHRRPTMILRTTTTPLQQQQQLQLLLLMLLLPAITMAKTVNPTGDPLQIQIQPERGLPEPRAYMPDAQHLDFVYHDHEELTRFLRATSARYPNLTALYSIGKSIQGRDLWVMVVSSSPYEHMVGKPDVKYVGNIHGNEPVGREMLLHLIQYFVTSYSSDQYVKWLLDNTRIHILPTMNPDGYAVSKEGTCDGGQGRYNARGFDLNRNFPDYFKQNNKRGQPETDAVKDWISKIQFVLSGSLHGGALVASYPYDNTPNSMFQTYSAAPSLTPDDDVFKHLSLVYARNHAKMSRGVACKSATPAFENGITNGAAWYPLTGGMQDYNYVWYGCMEITLEISCCKYPPAYELKKYWEDNQLSMIKFLAEAHRGVQGFVFDPAGMPIERASIKIKGRDVGFQTTKYGEFWRILLPGYYKVEVFAEGFAPREVEFVIVEQHPTLLNVTLQPSKRIEGIGGAMGPAGIGVGVGPGPGVSPGGIYRPIQAPQHYRPPGPGPYAGSATSDNGIFSTISNGLNSLYSNIFG from the exons ATGGTCTGCCCGCTGGCCAGGTTTATCCATTCGCAGACTCACCGCCGACCGACCATGATCTTGCGGACGACGACAACACCactccagcaacagcaacagcttcAGCTTCTGCTCTTGATGCTCCTGCTGCCGGCCATAACCATGGCCAAGACAGTGAATCCCACTGGTGATCCGCTGCAAATTCAAATCCAGCCGGAGAGGGGACTGCCGGAGCCCAGGGCCTATATGCCAGATGCCCAGCATCTGGACTTTGTCTACCACGATCACGAGGAGCTAACGAGGTTTCTAAG AGCTACTAGTGCCCGGTATCCCAATCTTACGGCTTTGTACTCCATTGGCAAGTCGATCCAGGGCAGGGATCTTTGGGTAATGGTGGTCAGCTCTTCGCCGTATGAGCATATGGTGGGCAAACCGGACGTCAAATATGTGGGCAATATCCATGGCAACGAGCCCGTGGGTAGGGAGATGCTCCTCCATCTCATCCAGTACTTTGTGACCAGCTACAGTTCCGATCAGTATGTCAAGTGGCTGCTGGATAACACGCGGATTCACATATTGCCCACCATGAATCCGGATGGTTATGCTGTGTCCAAGGAGGGCACCTGTGACGGCGGTCAGGGAAG ATATAATGCCCGTGGCTTTGATCTGAATCGGAATTTCCCCGACTACTTCAAGCAGAACAACAAGCGAGGCCAGCCGGAAACGGATGCGGTGAAGGATTGGATATCCAAGATACAGTTTGTGCTGAGCGGCAGTCTCCATGGTGGCGCCTTGGTGGCCAGTTATCCCTACGACAATACGCCCAACTCCA TGTTCCAGACCTACTCGGCGGCGCCGTCCCTAACGCCCGACGATGATGTGTTTAAGCATTTGTCCCTGGTCTATGCCCGCAACCATGCCAAGATGTCCCGTGGCGTGGCCTGTAAATCAGCGACGCCGGCCTTTGAGAATGGTATTACGAATGGCGCCGCGTGGTATCCACTGACCGGCGGAATGCAGGACTATAACTATGTGTGGTATGGCTGCATGGAGATCACCCTGGAGATATCCTGCTGCAAGTATCCGCCTGCCTACGAGCTCAAGAAGTACTGGGAGGACAACCAGCTG TCAATGATTAAATTCCTGGCCGAGGCTCATCGAGGAGTCCAGGGTTTTGTATTCGATCCGGCGGGCATGCCCATCGAAAGAGCCTCCATTAAGATTAAGGGTCGCGATGTGGGCTTCCAGACCACAAAGTACGGCGAGTTCTGGCGCATCCTGCTGCCGGGTTACTACAAAGTAGAG GTCTTTGCCGAAGGCTTTGCCCCGCGTGAGGTGGAGTTCGTGATTGTGGAGCAGCATCCTACGCTGCTCAATGTGACGCTGCAGCCCTCGAAG CGCATTGAGGGCATTGGCGGTGCCATGGGTCCAGCCGGAATTGGAGTTGGAGTCGGACCTGGACCAGGAGTGAGTCCCGGTGGTATTTATCGTCCCATACAGGCGCCCCAACACTATCGTCCGCCAGGACCAGGACCTTATGCGGGCTCAGCCACCAGCGACAATGGGATCTTCTCGACCATCAGCAATGGGCTCAACAGCCTCTACTCGAATATTTTCGGTTAA
- the LOC108085941 gene encoding carboxypeptidase D isoform X6 → MVCPLARFIHSQTHRRPTMILRTTTTPLQQQQQLQLLLLMLLLPAITMAKTVNPTGDPLQIQIQPERGLPEPRAYMPDAQHLDFVYHDHEELTRFLRATSARYPNLTALYSIGKSIQGRDLWVMVVSSSPYEHMVGKPDVKYVGNIHGNEPVGREMLLHLIQYFVTSYSSDQYVKWLLDNTRIHILPTMNPDGYAVSKEGTCDGGQGRYNARGFDLNRNFPDYFKQNNKRGQPETDAVKDWISKIQFVLSGSLHGGALVASYPYDNTPNSMFQTYSAAPSLTPDDDVFKHLSLVYARNHAKMSRGVACKSATPAFENGITNGAAWYPLTGGMQDYNYVWYGCMEITLEISCCKYPPAYELKKYWEDNQLSMIKFLAEAHRGVQGFVFDPAGMPIERASIKIKGRDVGFQTTKYGEFWRILLPGYYKVEVFAEGFAPREVEFVIVEQHPTLLNVTLQPSKYLVGGSSSTTQASSGKRRVNGKLQLSTD, encoded by the exons ATGGTCTGCCCGCTGGCCAGGTTTATCCATTCGCAGACTCACCGCCGACCGACCATGATCTTGCGGACGACGACAACACCactccagcaacagcaacagcttcAGCTTCTGCTCTTGATGCTCCTGCTGCCGGCCATAACCATGGCCAAGACAGTGAATCCCACTGGTGATCCGCTGCAAATTCAAATCCAGCCGGAGAGGGGACTGCCGGAGCCCAGGGCCTATATGCCAGATGCCCAGCATCTGGACTTTGTCTACCACGATCACGAGGAGCTAACGAGGTTTCTAAG AGCTACTAGTGCCCGGTATCCCAATCTTACGGCTTTGTACTCCATTGGCAAGTCGATCCAGGGCAGGGATCTTTGGGTAATGGTGGTCAGCTCTTCGCCGTATGAGCATATGGTGGGCAAACCGGACGTCAAATATGTGGGCAATATCCATGGCAACGAGCCCGTGGGTAGGGAGATGCTCCTCCATCTCATCCAGTACTTTGTGACCAGCTACAGTTCCGATCAGTATGTCAAGTGGCTGCTGGATAACACGCGGATTCACATATTGCCCACCATGAATCCGGATGGTTATGCTGTGTCCAAGGAGGGCACCTGTGACGGCGGTCAGGGAAG ATATAATGCCCGTGGCTTTGATCTGAATCGGAATTTCCCCGACTACTTCAAGCAGAACAACAAGCGAGGCCAGCCGGAAACGGATGCGGTGAAGGATTGGATATCCAAGATACAGTTTGTGCTGAGCGGCAGTCTCCATGGTGGCGCCTTGGTGGCCAGTTATCCCTACGACAATACGCCCAACTCCA TGTTCCAGACCTACTCGGCGGCGCCGTCCCTAACGCCCGACGATGATGTGTTTAAGCATTTGTCCCTGGTCTATGCCCGCAACCATGCCAAGATGTCCCGTGGCGTGGCCTGTAAATCAGCGACGCCGGCCTTTGAGAATGGTATTACGAATGGCGCCGCGTGGTATCCACTGACCGGCGGAATGCAGGACTATAACTATGTGTGGTATGGCTGCATGGAGATCACCCTGGAGATATCCTGCTGCAAGTATCCGCCTGCCTACGAGCTCAAGAAGTACTGGGAGGACAACCAGCTG TCAATGATTAAATTCCTGGCCGAGGCTCATCGAGGAGTCCAGGGTTTTGTATTCGATCCGGCGGGCATGCCCATCGAAAGAGCCTCCATTAAGATTAAGGGTCGCGATGTGGGCTTCCAGACCACAAAGTACGGCGAGTTCTGGCGCATCCTGCTGCCGGGTTACTACAAAGTAGAG GTCTTTGCCGAAGGCTTTGCCCCGCGTGAGGTGGAGTTCGTGATTGTGGAGCAGCATCCTACGCTGCTCAATGTGACGCTGCAGCCCTCGAAG TACCTGGTTGGAGGTTCATCCTCTACCACCCAGGCCTCCTCGGGGAAAAGGCGCGTCAATGGCAAGCTGCAGTTGTCCACCGATTAG
- the LOC108085941 gene encoding carboxypeptidase D isoform X2, with product MVCPLARFIHSQTHRRPTMILRTTTTPLQQQQQLQLLLLMLLLPAITMAKTVNPTGDPLQIQIQPERGLPEPRAYMPDAQHLDFVYHDHEELTRFLRATSARYPNLTALYSIGKSIQGRDLWVMVVSSSPYEHMVGKPDVKYVGNIHGNEPVGREMLLHLIQYFVTSYSSDQYVKWLLDNTRIHILPTMNPDGYAVSKEGTCDGGQGRYNARGFDLNRNFPDYFKQNNKRGQPETDAVKDWISKIQFVLSGSLHGGALVASYPYDNTPNSRICRSSALCAMFQTYSAAPSLTPDDDVFKHLSLVYARNHAKMSRGVACKSATPAFENGITNGAAWYPLTGGMQDYNYVWYGCMEITLEISCCKYPPAYELKKYWEDNQLSMIKFLAEAHRGVQGFVFDPAGMPIERASIKIKGRDVGFQTTKYGEFWRILLPGYYKVEVFAEGFAPREVEFVIVEQHPTLLNVTLQPSKRIEGIGGAMGPAGIGVGVGPGPGVSPGGIYRPIQAPQHYRPPGPGPYAGSATSDNGIFSTISNGLNSLYSNIFG from the exons ATGGTCTGCCCGCTGGCCAGGTTTATCCATTCGCAGACTCACCGCCGACCGACCATGATCTTGCGGACGACGACAACACCactccagcaacagcaacagcttcAGCTTCTGCTCTTGATGCTCCTGCTGCCGGCCATAACCATGGCCAAGACAGTGAATCCCACTGGTGATCCGCTGCAAATTCAAATCCAGCCGGAGAGGGGACTGCCGGAGCCCAGGGCCTATATGCCAGATGCCCAGCATCTGGACTTTGTCTACCACGATCACGAGGAGCTAACGAGGTTTCTAAG AGCTACTAGTGCCCGGTATCCCAATCTTACGGCTTTGTACTCCATTGGCAAGTCGATCCAGGGCAGGGATCTTTGGGTAATGGTGGTCAGCTCTTCGCCGTATGAGCATATGGTGGGCAAACCGGACGTCAAATATGTGGGCAATATCCATGGCAACGAGCCCGTGGGTAGGGAGATGCTCCTCCATCTCATCCAGTACTTTGTGACCAGCTACAGTTCCGATCAGTATGTCAAGTGGCTGCTGGATAACACGCGGATTCACATATTGCCCACCATGAATCCGGATGGTTATGCTGTGTCCAAGGAGGGCACCTGTGACGGCGGTCAGGGAAG ATATAATGCCCGTGGCTTTGATCTGAATCGGAATTTCCCCGACTACTTCAAGCAGAACAACAAGCGAGGCCAGCCGGAAACGGATGCGGTGAAGGATTGGATATCCAAGATACAGTTTGTGCTGAGCGGCAGTCTCCATGGTGGCGCCTTGGTGGCCAGTTATCCCTACGACAATACGCCCAACTCCA GGATCTGCCGTTCGTCCGCCCTGTGCGCGA TGTTCCAGACCTACTCGGCGGCGCCGTCCCTAACGCCCGACGATGATGTGTTTAAGCATTTGTCCCTGGTCTATGCCCGCAACCATGCCAAGATGTCCCGTGGCGTGGCCTGTAAATCAGCGACGCCGGCCTTTGAGAATGGTATTACGAATGGCGCCGCGTGGTATCCACTGACCGGCGGAATGCAGGACTATAACTATGTGTGGTATGGCTGCATGGAGATCACCCTGGAGATATCCTGCTGCAAGTATCCGCCTGCCTACGAGCTCAAGAAGTACTGGGAGGACAACCAGCTG TCAATGATTAAATTCCTGGCCGAGGCTCATCGAGGAGTCCAGGGTTTTGTATTCGATCCGGCGGGCATGCCCATCGAAAGAGCCTCCATTAAGATTAAGGGTCGCGATGTGGGCTTCCAGACCACAAAGTACGGCGAGTTCTGGCGCATCCTGCTGCCGGGTTACTACAAAGTAGAG GTCTTTGCCGAAGGCTTTGCCCCGCGTGAGGTGGAGTTCGTGATTGTGGAGCAGCATCCTACGCTGCTCAATGTGACGCTGCAGCCCTCGAAG CGCATTGAGGGCATTGGCGGTGCCATGGGTCCAGCCGGAATTGGAGTTGGAGTCGGACCTGGACCAGGAGTGAGTCCCGGTGGTATTTATCGTCCCATACAGGCGCCCCAACACTATCGTCCGCCAGGACCAGGACCTTATGCGGGCTCAGCCACCAGCGACAATGGGATCTTCTCGACCATCAGCAATGGGCTCAACAGCCTCTACTCGAATATTTTCGGTTAA
- the LOC108085941 gene encoding carboxypeptidase D isoform X5, with protein MVCPLARFIHSQTHRRPTMILRTTTTPLQQQQQLQLLLLMLLLPAITMAKTVNPTGDPLQIQIQPERGLPEPRAYMPDAQHLDFVYHDHEELTRFLRATSARYPNLTALYSIGKSIQGRDLWVMVVSSSPYEHMVGKPDVKYVGNIHGNEPVGREMLLHLIQYFVTSYSSDQYVKWLLDNTRIHILPTMNPDGYAVSKEGTCDGGQGRYNARGFDLNRNFPDYFKQNNKRGQPETDAVKDWISKIQFVLSGSLHGGALVASYPYDNTPNSRLLKGICRSSALCAMFQTYSAAPSLTPDDDVFKHLSLVYARNHAKMSRGVACKSATPAFENGITNGAAWYPLTGGMQDYNYVWYGCMEITLEISCCKYPPAYELKKYWEDNQLSMIKFLAEAHRGVQGFVFDPAGMPIERASIKIKGRDVGFQTTKYGEFWRILLPGYYKVEVFAEGFAPREVEFVIVEQHPTLLNVTLQPSKYLVGGSSSTTQASSGKRRVNGKLQLSTD; from the exons ATGGTCTGCCCGCTGGCCAGGTTTATCCATTCGCAGACTCACCGCCGACCGACCATGATCTTGCGGACGACGACAACACCactccagcaacagcaacagcttcAGCTTCTGCTCTTGATGCTCCTGCTGCCGGCCATAACCATGGCCAAGACAGTGAATCCCACTGGTGATCCGCTGCAAATTCAAATCCAGCCGGAGAGGGGACTGCCGGAGCCCAGGGCCTATATGCCAGATGCCCAGCATCTGGACTTTGTCTACCACGATCACGAGGAGCTAACGAGGTTTCTAAG AGCTACTAGTGCCCGGTATCCCAATCTTACGGCTTTGTACTCCATTGGCAAGTCGATCCAGGGCAGGGATCTTTGGGTAATGGTGGTCAGCTCTTCGCCGTATGAGCATATGGTGGGCAAACCGGACGTCAAATATGTGGGCAATATCCATGGCAACGAGCCCGTGGGTAGGGAGATGCTCCTCCATCTCATCCAGTACTTTGTGACCAGCTACAGTTCCGATCAGTATGTCAAGTGGCTGCTGGATAACACGCGGATTCACATATTGCCCACCATGAATCCGGATGGTTATGCTGTGTCCAAGGAGGGCACCTGTGACGGCGGTCAGGGAAG ATATAATGCCCGTGGCTTTGATCTGAATCGGAATTTCCCCGACTACTTCAAGCAGAACAACAAGCGAGGCCAGCCGGAAACGGATGCGGTGAAGGATTGGATATCCAAGATACAGTTTGTGCTGAGCGGCAGTCTCCATGGTGGCGCCTTGGTGGCCAGTTATCCCTACGACAATACGCCCAACTCCAG GCTGCTCAAAGGGATCTGCCGTTCGTCCGCCCTGTGCGCGA TGTTCCAGACCTACTCGGCGGCGCCGTCCCTAACGCCCGACGATGATGTGTTTAAGCATTTGTCCCTGGTCTATGCCCGCAACCATGCCAAGATGTCCCGTGGCGTGGCCTGTAAATCAGCGACGCCGGCCTTTGAGAATGGTATTACGAATGGCGCCGCGTGGTATCCACTGACCGGCGGAATGCAGGACTATAACTATGTGTGGTATGGCTGCATGGAGATCACCCTGGAGATATCCTGCTGCAAGTATCCGCCTGCCTACGAGCTCAAGAAGTACTGGGAGGACAACCAGCTG TCAATGATTAAATTCCTGGCCGAGGCTCATCGAGGAGTCCAGGGTTTTGTATTCGATCCGGCGGGCATGCCCATCGAAAGAGCCTCCATTAAGATTAAGGGTCGCGATGTGGGCTTCCAGACCACAAAGTACGGCGAGTTCTGGCGCATCCTGCTGCCGGGTTACTACAAAGTAGAG GTCTTTGCCGAAGGCTTTGCCCCGCGTGAGGTGGAGTTCGTGATTGTGGAGCAGCATCCTACGCTGCTCAATGTGACGCTGCAGCCCTCGAAG TACCTGGTTGGAGGTTCATCCTCTACCACCCAGGCCTCCTCGGGGAAAAGGCGCGTCAATGGCAAGCTGCAGTTGTCCACCGATTAG